The genomic region TGCTCGCCTCATGGACAGAGATTAAAGAGCGAGCCGGGTTATTCCATTTCAATCTCCTCTGGTGTCTATCAGGGATCGTGGGCGTCTTCCTTGCGGTGGACCTCTTTCTCTTCTATTTCTTATGGGAACTGATGCTCGTACCCATGTATTTCCTCATTGCCCTCTGGGGCCATGAAAATAGGGCCGCCGCCGCGACCAAGTTCTTCATCTTTACCCAGCTTTCCGGTCTCTTCATGCTCGCTTCAATACTTGGACTCTACTTTGCCCACGGGCAGGCTACGGGCAGGTATACGTTCGATTATCCGGCGCTCGTAGCTCAACCGCTCGCTTCTATCCCGGCAACCCTTCTCTTCCTTGGATTTCTCGCGGCCTTTGCAGTAAAGTTGCCGGCCGTTCCTTTGCATACGTGGCTTCCCGACGCACATACAGAAGCGCCCACAGCAGGGAGCATTCTCCTCGCAGGGTTACTCCTTAAGACCGGCGCATACGGCCTTATCCGATTCGCCCTGCCGCTCTTCCCGCACGTCGTGGCTCATTTTGCCGGGATCGGCATGGTTGTCGGGGTAATAGGAATCCTCTATGGAGCAATTCTGGCATTTGTCCAAACGGATTTGAAACGGCTCGTGGCGTACACAAGCGTAAGTCACATGGGCTTTGTGCTTCTCGCAATAGCGGCTGGGAATGAGCTTGCGCTTGAGGGAGCGATCATCCAGATGATCTCTCACGGATTAAGCACTGGGGCTCTCTTTGCGCTCGCCGGGGCGCTACAGGAAAGGACGCGAACCAGGGATTTAAGGGATTTGGGCGGCTTATGGCTACAGACCCCAAGGTTGGGTGGCGCTGTGCTCTTCTTTGCCCTTGCTTCTCTTGGGTTGCCCGGGCTTGGCAATTTCGTGGGAGAATTCCTCATCTTTTTGGGGGCCTTCCATGTGAGTATCTCACTGACCGTCGTTGCAGTGTCGGGTCTTATCGCCTCATCTCTCTATAGCCTGACAATGGTTCAGAAGGTCTTTTTCGGACCGTCAAGGAACGACACCAAGATATGTGACCTGTCAGTGTGTGAAATGGCGGGCCTGGGGGCGGCAATGGCAGCCTTGCTGTGGATTGGATTGTACCCGAACGTGTGTATCCGCGAGACCGCCCGCAGCCTGAATTATATCGCGAACTCTCTATACACGCAGGCGACAGCCGCGAGAACGGCTCATACACCCCCACATATGAACGACGAATCATTTGTATTTCTTACAGACGGAAAGCCGTGACAACCGCTCATTTCACAGCCCTCATGCCCCTCATCATAACTGGCCTCACCGCTATCATCATCGTTGTTGCCATAGCCATTCGTAGAAATCACCGGCTCATCTTTCTTCTCAGCCTGGCTGGACTCGGTGCTGCCCTGTTCTCGATCTTTCCGGTCCTGTCCTCAGTCCCGCAGCGGGTGACCTTGCTCTTTACGGTAGACAGGTTTGGGCTTTTCTACACGGGCCTGATCATCGCTTCGACATTTGTGGTCTGCCTTCTATCATATGATTATATGAACCTCCATCTCGAGAACCTTGAAGAATATTATCTCCTCTTGCTTCTTGCTACCGTGGGTGCGATCGTCATAACAGTGGCCACCCATTTTGTCTCTTTCTTTATCGGATTAGAAATTCTGAGCGTTTCCCTGTACACGCTTATCGCCTATCAACGCATGGATATGCGTCATATAGAGGGGGGATTCAAATACCTTATTCTCTCTATGGTCGCCTCTTCTTTTCTCCTCTTCGGCATAGCGCTCATCTACATGAGGACAGGCGCCATGGATTTTTCTGAAGTAGCCCACGTCCTTCAAGGCTCGAAGGACCTGGCCGCCACGGCCGGCACGGTCATGGTCGTGGTAGCTATTGGATTCAAACTTGCTTTGGTACCATTCCACATGTGGGCGCCGGATGTATTCGAGGGCTCATCGTCGCCCGTGGCCGCCTTCCTGGCCACGTGTTCAAAAGGTGCGCTCTTTGCGATCATGCTGCGTTATTTCTCTTCTATCAAGATGGGTGACAATACCCCACTGGCAATGATTCTTACTCTCATTGCCGTGGCCTCCATGTTCGCCGGTAATCTTCTTGCCCTGTTTGAGGATAACTTGAAGCGGCTCCTGGCGTACTCTTCCATAGCGCACTTCGGCTACCTCCTCGTGGCCTTTCTTTCAACCGGGTCTCTCAAGGGTTTGGCGGTAGCCTATTACCTTGTTGCCTATTTCGTCTCTATACTGGGGGCCTTCGGTGTGGTGACCGTCCTGTCGGGGAGGGCAAGAGACGCTGATACCATTGAGGACTATTACGGCCTTTCGTCAGAACACCCATGGCTCGCCGGCATCCTGACTGCCTCGCTTCTGTCCTTAGCAGGCATTCCCTTGAGTGCAGGCTTTATGGGCAAGTTCTAC from Syntrophorhabdaceae bacterium harbors:
- a CDS encoding NADH-quinone oxidoreductase subunit N — translated: MTTAHFTALMPLIITGLTAIIIVVAIAIRRNHRLIFLLSLAGLGAALFSIFPVLSSVPQRVTLLFTVDRFGLFYTGLIIASTFVVCLLSYDYMNLHLENLEEYYLLLLLATVGAIVITVATHFVSFFIGLEILSVSLYTLIAYQRMDMRHIEGGFKYLILSMVASSFLLFGIALIYMRTGAMDFSEVAHVLQGSKDLAATAGTVMVVVAIGFKLALVPFHMWAPDVFEGSSSPVAAFLATCSKGALFAIMLRYFSSIKMGDNTPLAMILTLIAVASMFAGNLLALFEDNLKRLLAYSSIAHFGYLLVAFLSTGSLKGLAVAYYLVAYFVSILGAFGVVTVLSGRARDADTIEDYYGLSSEHPWLAGILTASLLSLAGIPLSAGFMGKFYVMSAGIQANLWFLVIILVVNSALGLFYYLRIIAAMYVLPPGRRLSRAPALMGTVVLTALFLLILLLGVYPASVTGFMETVALR
- a CDS encoding NADH-quinone oxidoreductase subunit M, with product MILLWLILLPFVGGLVALFSGRLGDRWSRSVSLVTMVIHLGLVVVAWIGCFTQAAGAHQGPWLLEMRLPWIDQAGISFHLAVDGMSLLLVSLASFLGTMAVLASWTEIKERAGLFHFNLLWCLSGIVGVFLAVDLFLFYFLWELMLVPMYFLIALWGHENRAAAATKFFIFTQLSGLFMLASILGLYFAHGQATGRYTFDYPALVAQPLASIPATLLFLGFLAAFAVKLPAVPLHTWLPDAHTEAPTAGSILLAGLLLKTGAYGLIRFALPLFPHVVAHFAGIGMVVGVIGILYGAILAFVQTDLKRLVAYTSVSHMGFVLLAIAAGNELALEGAIIQMISHGLSTGALFALAGALQERTRTRDLRDLGGLWLQTPRLGGAVLFFALASLGLPGLGNFVGEFLIFLGAFHVSISLTVVAVSGLIASSLYSLTMVQKVFFGPSRNDTKICDLSVCEMAGLGAAMAALLWIGLYPNVCIRETARSLNYIANSLYTQATAARTAHTPPHMNDESFVFLTDGKP